A single Diceros bicornis minor isolate mBicDic1 chromosome 7, mDicBic1.mat.cur, whole genome shotgun sequence DNA region contains:
- the RPL27A gene encoding large ribosomal subunit protein uL15 — MPSRLRKTRKLRGHVSHGHGRIGKHRKHPGGRGNAGGLHHHRINFDKYHPGYFGKVGMRHYHLKRNQSFCPTVNLDKLWTLVSEQTRVNAAKNKTGAAPIIDVVRSGYYKVLGKGKLPKQPVIVKAKFFSRRAEEKIKGVGGACVLVA, encoded by the exons ATG CCGTCCAGACTGAGGAAGACCCGGAAACTTCGGGGCCACGTGAGCCACGGCCACGGCCGCATCG GCAAGCACCGGAAGCACCCGGGAGGCAGGGGTAATGCTGGTGGCCTGCATCATCACAGGATCAACTTTGACAAATA TCACCCAGGTTACTTTGGGAAAGTGGGTATGAGGCATTACCACTTAAAGAGGAACCAGAGCTTCTGCCCAACTGTCAACCTTGATAAACTGTGGACCTTGGTCAGTGAGCAGACACGGGTAAATGCTGCCAAGAACAAGACTGGAGCTGCTCCTATCATTGATGTGGTGCGATCG ggCTACTACAAAGTTTTGGGAAAGGGAAAGCTCCCCAAGCAGCCTGTCATCGTGAAGGCCAAATTCTTCAGCAGAAGAGCTGAGGAGAAGATTAAGGGTGTTGGGGGGGCCTGTGTCCTGGTAGCTTGA